The stretch of DNA CCGGAGCGGCTCGTCGCGCATGATCCCGCGTACGCGCGTGGCGCCCAGCGGCTCGGTGCGCTGCTGCGCAAGGCCCGGGAGCGGCTCGCGGGCGGCGGCACCGCCGAGGAGGCGCTCTGGGAGCTGTGGGACGGCACACCGTGGCCACGCCGCCTGGAGCGGACCGCGCGCCGCGGAGGCGCCGCCGGGCGCAACGCGGACCGCGATCTCGACGCGGTCTGCGCCCTGTTCGCGTACGCCTCACGTGCGGAGGAGCGCACCGGAGGGCGCGGCGCCCTCAACTTCCTGGAGGAGACCGAGGCGCAGGACATCGCCGCGGACACCCTCACGCGCAGGGCGGTACGCCCCGACGCCGTACGCCTGATGACGGCGCACCGTTCCAAGGGCCTCGAGTGGCGGCTCGTGGTGGTCGCGGGTGTCCAGGAGGGCCTCTGGCCCGACCTGCGCCGCCGCGGCTCCCTCCTGGAGGCCGACCGCATCGGAAGCGACGGCCTCGCCGAGCCCCTCACCCCCGGAGCGCTCCTCTCCGAAGAACGCCGGTTGTTCTACGTGGCCGCCACGCGCGCGCGTGAACGCCTCGTCGTCACCGCCGTCAAGGCACCCGCGGACGACGGCGACCAGCCCTCCCGCTTCCTCACCGAACTCGGCGTCGAACCCAAGGACATAACGGGCCGCCCACGCCGCCCCCTCTCCGTCTCCGCGCTCGTCGCCGAACTGCGCTCCACCACCGTCGACCCCCGGGTGTCGGAGCCGCTGCGCGAGGCCGCCGCCCACCGCCTGGCCCGGCTCGCCGCGCTGAGCGACGCCGACGGGCGCCCCCTCGTGCCGTCCGCGCACCCGTACCGCTGGTGGGGCATGTACGAGCCGACGGCGAGCGAGGTCCCTCTGAGGGACCGCGACAAGCCCGTCGTCCTCTCCGGAAGCGCCCTGGATCAGCTCGCCAACACCTGTTCCCTGCAGTGGTTCCTGGGCCGCGAGGTGAAGGCGGACGCCCCGGCGACCGCCGCCCAGGGCTTCGGCAACGTGGTGCACGTCCTGGCCGACGAGGTCGCGTCCGGCAGGACACCCGCCGACCTCGCCGTCCTCATGGAGCGCCTCGACTCGGTCTGGGACGCGCTGGCCTTCGACGCCCCCTGGAAGTCGACGCAGGAGAAGGAGCACGCGCGCGTGGCGCTCGAACGCTTCCTCCAGTGGCATGTGATGGACCGCGCGACCCGCACCCCCGTCAGCAGCGAGCACGACTTCGACGTGACCCTCGAAGCGGGGCCCTACGAAGTACGCGTGCGCGGCTCCATGGACCGCGTCGAGCAGGACGCGCAGGGGCGTGCCTACGTAGTCGACTTCAAGACCGGCAAACAGACCCCCAGCGCGGCCGAAGTGGCCCGCCACCCACAGCTCGCCGTCTACCAACTCGCCCTCCGCGAGGGCGCGGTCGACGACGCTTTCGAAGGCGTACGTCCGGAGGCGGGCGGCGCGGAACTGGTGCAGCTGCGTCAGGGCGCCGCCAAGAAGGACGGCGGCGAGACCCTCCCCAAGGTGCAGGCCCAGGAGCCGCTCGCCGGGGAGTGGGTGGGCGACCTCCTGGCCACCGCGGCCGGCAAGGTCCTCGACGAACGCTTCTCGCCCACGACGGGCCAGCACTGCACGCACTGCGCCTTCCGCGCCTCGTGCAGCGCCAAGCCGGAGGGCCGGCAGGTCGTGGACTGACCTCCCTGGTGGCTTCAGTGGCCAACGTCACCTCTCGCCACTCGGGTTCATAGCAGCCGCACAGGCCATCTAAAGTCGCCGCAAAGCTCATCGTCTTTTGAGGAGAAACACACATGGCAGCCAACCGGAAGCTCCTGGCCGCGGCAGTCGCCTGTGCCGCCGCGTTCGTCGGCATCACGGGCTGCTCCAGCGAGGACAAGGACCCCTTCGAGGGGATGAGCGCCGACAAGATCGCCAAGAAGGCGGCCGACGCGTCCAAGGACGCGGGCTCCTTCAAGGTGACCGGCGAGGGCAAGCAGGGCGCCGAGACGGTCAAGGTCGACTTCTCGGTCGCCAAGTCCGGTGACTGCAAGGGCAAGGTGGGCGGCGGCGCGGGTGGCACCGCCGAGCTGCTCGTGTCCGACAAGACCCAGTACATCAAGGGTGACGAGGCGTACTGGAAGAAGGCCATGGGCGGCAGCGGCAAGGCGTCGACCCTCAAGGACAAGTGGGTCAAGGCGCCGAGCGGCGGGAATGGCGGCGTCTGTGACCCGGACGCGATGTTCCAGTCGAAGGAACTCAAGAAGCTCGAGCGCGAGAAGGACTCCGAGGTCGGCGGCAAGAAGGCGGCCGTCCTCACGAAGGACGACTCGGGCAAGAAGACGACCTTCTACGTCGCCGCCGAGGGCAAGCCGTACTTCCTGAAGATCGTCACCTCGGGCAAGGAAGACCCGGGCACGATGAACTTCACCGACTACGGCAAGCCCGTCGCCGTCAAGGCCCCGGCTCCGGGCGACGTCATGGACATGGAAGAGCTCATGAAGCCCTGACACCCGAAAAACCCTGACGCCAGTAGCGACAGCGGTCACTGACACCCGGGCCCGCCCCGATTGTCAGTGGCCGCCGCTAGCCTCTCTGACGTGCCACCTCGTATCACCGACCCCGAGCAGCTCAAAGAGCTCCTCGGCATCCCGTTCACCCCGGAGCAGACGGCCTGCATCACCGCGCCGCCCGCCCCGCAGGTGATCGTGGCCGGAGCCGGGTCGGGCAAGACGACGGTGATGGCGGCCCGCGTGGTGTGGCTGGTCGGCACCGGGCAGGTCGCCCCCGAGCAGGTCCTCGGCCTGACGTTCACGAACAAGGCGGCGGGCGAACTCGCCGAGCGGGTGCGCCAGGCGCTCATCAAGGCCGGGGTCACGGACCCCGAAGCGCTCGACCCGGACCACCCTCCGGGCGAGCCGGTCATCTCCACGTACCACGCCTTCGCGGGCCGCCTCCTTACCGACCACGGTCTTCGCATAGGGCTCGAACCGACCGCCCGGCTGCTCGCCGACGCCACCCGCTTCCAGCTCGCCGCGCGCGTGCTGCGCGAGGCACCGGGTCCGTATCCCGCGCTGACCCGTTCCTTCCCCGACCTCGTCAGCGACCTCCTCGCGCTCGACAGCGAGCTCGCGGAACACCTCGTACGGCCCGACAGGCTCCGCGCGTACGACACCGAGCTGCTGCACACCCTGGAGGGCGCGAAGCTCTCCAACGCCGATCTGCGCAAGGTCCCGGAGACGGCGGCCGCCCGGCTCGAACTGGCCGAGCTCGTCGGCCGCTACAGGGAAGCGAAGCGCTCCCGCGACCTCCTCGACTTCGGCGACCAGATCGCCCTCTCCGCGACGCTGGCCCGCACACGCGCGGAGGTCGGCGAGATCCTGCGCGAGGAGTTCCGCGTCGTCCTGCTCGACGAGTATCAGGACACCTCGGTGGCCCAGCGCATCCTCCTGGCGGGCCTCTTCGGAGGCGGCACGGGCCACCCCGTGACGGCGGTCGGCGACCCCTGCCAGGCGATCTACGGCTGGCGCGGCGCCTCCGTGGCGAACCTGGACGACTTCCCCGAGCACTTCGCGCACGCCGACGGACGCCCCGCGGCCCGCCACGCGCTCAGCGAGAACCGTCGCAGCGGCGGCCGCCTCCTGGACCTCGCGAACGGCCTCGCGGAGCCGCTGCGCGCGATGCACGCGGGCGTGGAGGCGCTGCGGCCCGCGCCCGGCGCCGAGCGCGACGGCATGGTCCGCTGCGCCCTGCTGCGCACGCACGCCGAGGAGATCGACTGGATCGCCGACTCGATCGCGCACCTCGTGCGCACCGGCAAGGCCCCCGGCGAGATCGCGGTCCTGTGCCGCACGGCGACGGACTTCGCGCAGATCCAGGGCGCGCTTGTCGCCCGCGACGTCCCCGTGGAGGTCGTCGGCCTCTCCGGGCTTCTGCACCTCCCGGAGGTCGCCGACCTGGTCGCCGTCTGCGAGGTGCTCCAGGACCCGGGCGCGAACGCCTCCCTGGTGCGCCTGCTGACCGGCCCGCGCTGGCGCATCGGCCCGCGCGACCTCGCCCTCCTGGGCCGCCGCGCACGCCTTCTCGTACGCCATGGGCACGCGGCACCGGACGACGACCCGGACCGGCGTCTGGCCGAAGCGGTCGAGGGGGTCGACCCCGCCGAGGTGATATCGCTCGCGGACGCGCTCGACACGTTCCTGGAGACGCCGCTGGAGGAGGACACGGAGGACGACGGGCTGCCCTTCTCGCCGGAGGCGAGAGTGCGGTTCGCGCGCCTCGCTGCCGAACTCCGCGATCTGCGCCGCTCGCTGGCCGACCCGCTGATGGACGTGCTGCACCGGGTGCTCGCCGTCACGGGCCTTGAGGTCGAACTCTCCGCGTCACCGCACGCCCTCGCGGCCCGCCGCCGCGAGACGCTCTCGAACTTCCTGGACGTCGCCGCGTCCTTCGCCGCGAACGACAGCGGGGCGAGCCTGCTGGCCTTCCTCGCCTTCCTGAGGACGGCCGCGCAGTACGAGAAGGGCCTGGACAACGCCCTGCCCGGCGGCGAGAACACGGTCAAGGTGCTCACCGCCCACAAGTCGAAGGGCCTGGAGTGGGACGTCGTGGCCGTCCCCGGCCTCGTCACCGGGACGTTCCCCAGCACCCAGGGCCGCGAGAAGTGGACGGCCCAGGGCAAGGTCGTCCCGCACGCGCTGCGTGGCGACGCGGCGACCCTGCCCGACATCGAGGCGTGGGACTCCCGGTCCATGAAGGCGTTCCACGAGGACATGAAGGAGCACCAGCGCACGGAGGAGCTCCGCCTCGGCTATGTGACCTTCACCCGTCCCCGCTCGCTGCTCCTGGGCTCCGGCCACTGGTGGGGCCCTTCACAGAAGAAGCCGCGGGGCCCCTCGGACTTCCTCCGGGCGCTGTACGACCACTGCGCGGTGGGTCACGGGGAGATCGAGGCCTGGGCGGACGAACCGGAGGAGGGCGAGGAGAACCCCGCCCTGGCGGAGGGCGCCGCCGAGCACGCGTGGCCGCTCCCGCTGGACGACACGGCCCTGGCCCGCCGCCGGGCCGCCGCGCAGACGGTCCTCACGCAGCTGGACCGCCTGACGGGGGAGGGGGCACACGGCACGCCGGACGACGCCCGCTCGCACGAAGAACCCCACCCGTCGGCGTACGACGACGTGCCCCCTGCCGAGGACCCGGACTGGCCGCCCCCTCCGGAGGACGAAGAGCCGCCCCACAGAGAAGCCGGATTGCCCGAGGCCCACCCCGAGGACTGGGACTCCTGGACATCGGCCCGCCCGACGATCCCGCACCAGGCGTCCGCCCACCCGGAAGAGACCCGCCTCACCCCGGAGGAAGCCCGCACGCTCGCCTCCTGGGACCGTGACCTGGACGCCCTCACCGGCGAACTCCTGCGCGCCCGAGAGGCGATCAGGGACATCCCCGTACCGGCATCCCTCACCGCGTCCGAGGTGCTGCGTCTGGCCGCCGACCCGGAGGGCTTCGCGCAGGAGCTCGCGCGCCCCATGCCGCACCCGCCGCAGCCCGCGGCCCGGCGCGGCACCCGCTTCCACGCTTGGGTGGAGACCCGCTTCGAGGAGCTGCGCCTCCCGCTGCTCGCCCCCGACGACCTGCCGGGCGGCGCCCCCGGAGAGGCCGAGATCGCCGACGAACGCGACCTGGACGCGCTCAAGGAAGCCTTCGAGCGCACCGAGTACGCCCACCGCACTCCGCACCGCGTCGAGGTGCCCTTCCAGCTGACGCTCGCGGGCCGCGTCGTCCGCGGCCGGATCGACGCCGTCTACAAGGAGATCGACGGCGACGACGTGACGTACGAGATCGTCGACTGGAAGACCAGCCGCACCCGCACCGCCGACCCCCTCCAGCTCGCCGTCTACCGCCTGGCCTGGGCCGAGCTGCACGACGTGCCACCGGAGTCCGTGAAAGCGGCGTTCCTGTACGTCCGCAGCGGCGAGACCTCCCGCCCCGCGCACCTGCCGGGCCGGGCCGAACTGGAGCGGATCCTGCTCGAGGAACCGGGCGGGCAGTCGGGTGACGAACCACCGGACGGATCGGCTCCCGGGGGCGGCTAGGCTCGTGACCATGAGCCAGTCCGTTGACAGTGACGTCAGTGGCGTCAGCGCCGTTCGTACGTACATTGAGACCCACCGTTCCGCCTTCCTCGACGATCTCGCCGAGTGGCTGCGCATCCCGTCCGTGTCGGCACAGCCCGACCACGCACAGGACGTGCGGCGCAGCGCGGACTGGCTCGCCGCCCAGCTCAAGGAGACCGGCTTCCCGACCGCCGAGGTCTGGCAGACGGCCGGCGCTCCCGCCGTCTTCGCCGAGTGGCACTCCGGGGACCCCGAGGCCCCCACGGTCCTCGTCTACGGCCATCACGACGTGCAGCCCGCGGCCCGCGAGGACGGCTGGCACACGGACCCCTTCGAGCCCGTCGTCCAGGGCAACCGCCTCTACGCGCGCGGTGCCGCCGACGACAAGGGCCAGGTGTTCTTCCACACACTCGGCGTCCGCGCCCACCTCGCCGCCACCGGCCGCACCGCCCCCGCGGTGAACCTGAAGCTCCTGATCGAGGGCGAGGAGGAATCGGGCTCCCCGCACTTCCGCGCGCTGATCGAGGAGCACAGGGAGCGCATAGCGGCCGACGCGGTGATCGTCTCGGACACCGGCATGTGGGCGGAGGACACCCCCACGGTCTGTACCGGCATGCGCGGCCTCGCCGACTGCGAGATCGAGTTGCGCGGCCCCGACCAGGACATCCACTCGGGCTCCTTCGGCGGCGCCGTCCCGAACCCGGCGACCGCGGCCGCCCGTCTCGTCGCCGCGCTGCACGACGAGCACGCGCGCGTAGCCGTACCGGGCTTCTACGAAGGCATCACCGAACTCACCGACCGCGAGCGCGAACTCTTCGCCGAGCTGCCCTTCGACGAGGAGCGCTGGCTGCGTACGGCCAAGTCGCGCGCGACGTACGGAGAAGCGGGTCACACCACCCTGGAGCGCATCTGGGCCCGCCCCACCGCCGAGGTCAACGGCATCGGAGGCGGCTATCAAGGACCGGGCGGCAAGACGATCGTTCCGTCGTCCGCCTTCCTGAAGCTCTCCTTCCGGCTCGTGGCGGGCCAGGACCCGGACCGCGTCGAGGAGGCCGTACGCACCTGGGTCGCCGACCAGCTGCCGGCCGGGATCAGTCACACGATCACCTTCGGCGCCGCCACGCGCCCGTGCCTGACGCCGCTGGACCACCCCGCCCTGCGGTCAGTCGTACGGGCGATGGGCCGGGCCTTCGAGCAGCCGATCCGCTTCACCCGGGAGGGCGGTTCGGGACCGGCGGCCGACCTCCAGGACGTACTGGCCGCCCCCGTGCTCTTCCTGGGCATCTCCGTGCCGTCCGACGGCTGGCACGCGCCGAACGAGAAGGTCGAACTCGATCTGCTCCTCAAGGGAGTCGAGACGACGGCCTACCTGTGGGGCGATCTCGCCGAGCACTGGCGCGATGCACACTGAGCCCCGCCTTGCCGACCTTGCTGAACCACCCATTCCATCGGGGGAGTTGGAAGCACCTGTGACCACCTGGACCGACCGCGCCGCTGATCGTCCCGTCTCGCTCACCGCGCCGAGCGGCATCGACCGCGCGGCCCACCACCGCCTCGACGAGGCCTGGCTCGCCGCCGCCTGGAGCCACCCCACGACACGGGTCTTCGTGGTCTCCGGCGGTCAGGTGCTCATCGACGAGACACCGGACGGCAGCACCGAACTGGTGATGACCCCGTCCTTCGAGGCGCCCCTCACCGAGGCCCACCGTTACTTCCTGGGGACGGACGACGACGGCGTCAGCTACTTCGCGCTGCAGAAGGACTCCCTGCCCGGCCGCATGGACCAGCAGGCGCGCCCC from Streptomyces sp. BA2 encodes:
- a CDS encoding UvrD-helicase domain-containing protein yields the protein MPPRITDPEQLKELLGIPFTPEQTACITAPPAPQVIVAGAGSGKTTVMAARVVWLVGTGQVAPEQVLGLTFTNKAAGELAERVRQALIKAGVTDPEALDPDHPPGEPVISTYHAFAGRLLTDHGLRIGLEPTARLLADATRFQLAARVLREAPGPYPALTRSFPDLVSDLLALDSELAEHLVRPDRLRAYDTELLHTLEGAKLSNADLRKVPETAAARLELAELVGRYREAKRSRDLLDFGDQIALSATLARTRAEVGEILREEFRVVLLDEYQDTSVAQRILLAGLFGGGTGHPVTAVGDPCQAIYGWRGASVANLDDFPEHFAHADGRPAARHALSENRRSGGRLLDLANGLAEPLRAMHAGVEALRPAPGAERDGMVRCALLRTHAEEIDWIADSIAHLVRTGKAPGEIAVLCRTATDFAQIQGALVARDVPVEVVGLSGLLHLPEVADLVAVCEVLQDPGANASLVRLLTGPRWRIGPRDLALLGRRARLLVRHGHAAPDDDPDRRLAEAVEGVDPAEVISLADALDTFLETPLEEDTEDDGLPFSPEARVRFARLAAELRDLRRSLADPLMDVLHRVLAVTGLEVELSASPHALAARRRETLSNFLDVAASFAANDSGASLLAFLAFLRTAAQYEKGLDNALPGGENTVKVLTAHKSKGLEWDVVAVPGLVTGTFPSTQGREKWTAQGKVVPHALRGDAATLPDIEAWDSRSMKAFHEDMKEHQRTEELRLGYVTFTRPRSLLLGSGHWWGPSQKKPRGPSDFLRALYDHCAVGHGEIEAWADEPEEGEENPALAEGAAEHAWPLPLDDTALARRRAAAQTVLTQLDRLTGEGAHGTPDDARSHEEPHPSAYDDVPPAEDPDWPPPPEDEEPPHREAGLPEAHPEDWDSWTSARPTIPHQASAHPEETRLTPEEARTLASWDRDLDALTGELLRAREAIRDIPVPASLTASEVLRLAADPEGFAQELARPMPHPPQPAARRGTRFHAWVETRFEELRLPLLAPDDLPGGAPGEAEIADERDLDALKEAFERTEYAHRTPHRVEVPFQLTLAGRVVRGRIDAVYKEIDGDDVTYEIVDWKTSRTRTADPLQLAVYRLAWAELHDVPPESVKAAFLYVRSGETSRPAHLPGRAELERILLEEPGGQSGDEPPDGSAPGGG
- a CDS encoding dipeptidase, translated to MSQSVDSDVSGVSAVRTYIETHRSAFLDDLAEWLRIPSVSAQPDHAQDVRRSADWLAAQLKETGFPTAEVWQTAGAPAVFAEWHSGDPEAPTVLVYGHHDVQPAAREDGWHTDPFEPVVQGNRLYARGAADDKGQVFFHTLGVRAHLAATGRTAPAVNLKLLIEGEEESGSPHFRALIEEHRERIAADAVIVSDTGMWAEDTPTVCTGMRGLADCEIELRGPDQDIHSGSFGGAVPNPATAAARLVAALHDEHARVAVPGFYEGITELTDRERELFAELPFDEERWLRTAKSRATYGEAGHTTLERIWARPTAEVNGIGGGYQGPGGKTIVPSSAFLKLSFRLVAGQDPDRVEEAVRTWVADQLPAGISHTITFGAATRPCLTPLDHPALRSVVRAMGRAFEQPIRFTREGGSGPAADLQDVLAAPVLFLGISVPSDGWHAPNEKVELDLLLKGVETTAYLWGDLAEHWRDAH